The Mycolicibacterium cosmeticum DNA window AGCGTCACGTGCCGGCCGTCGCGAACCACCTCGATCGGCGCTTCCTGCCCGATCTTGAGCTGGCGCACCGCGACGACGAACTCGTCGGCGTCGGCGACATTGCGGCCGCCGACCTTGACCACCACGTCGTTCTCCAAAATGCCGGCCTTCTCGGCGGGGCCCCCGGCCTTGACGTTGGCCACCTGCGCGCCCGAGGCGACATCGTTGCTCACCGACCGGGCGCTCAGGCCCAGCGTCGGGTGCGAGATCTTGCCGGCCTCGATGAGCGCCTGCACGACGTCCTTGACCTCGTTGACCGGGATCGCGAAGCCCAGCCCGCTGGCGCTGTCGGACAGCGACTTGCCGGCCGTGTTGATGCCGATCACCTCGGAGTTCATGTTGATCAGCGGGCCGCCGGAGTTGCCGTGGTTGATCGACGCGTCGGTCTGCACGCCGTCGATGACGGTGTCGGTGTCGGAGCCCTCACCCGAGAGCGGGACCGGGCGGTGCAGGGCGCTGATGATGCCCTGGGTGACCGTGCTGCGCAGGCCGAGGGGTGCGCCGGCGGCGATCACCTCTTCACCGACGGTGAGCTTGTCCGAGTCACCCATCCGCGCGACGGTCAGATTGTCGACGTTGTCGACCTTGAGCACCGCCAGGTCGGTCTTGGGATCGCGACCGACCAGGTTGGCCGGCACTTCCTTGCCGTCGTTGAAGACGACGGAGATCTTGAATTTGCTCGGATTGGTCGCCGCTTCGGAGATCACGTGGTTGTTGGTGACGATGTAGCCACGCCCGTCGACCACCACGCCGGAGCCCTGCGAGCCCTCCTGGTCACTGACCGCCTCGATGGTGACCACCGAATCAGCCACGGCCGCAGCCACTTTCGCGAACCGCCCGGGCGGGCTCTGCGGATTGTCACTGGTTTCCAAGGTGACCTTGGAGGTGGTGAACGCCTCGACCACCTCGGCGGTCTTGCGGCCCACCCAGCCACCGGCGAAACCGATGACCAGCGCGACGATGGCCAGGATGGCCAGCGCCACGAAGGACACCCGGCCGCCGAACAGCACATCGCGCACACCGAGCTTGCCCTGCGGGGCCGTGACGACGGTGGGCCCGGCCGGCGTCACCGCGGGCGCACCGAGGGCCGCGCCCGCCGCGGGATCGCGCCAGGGGTCGGCTGCTATGTCGGGGCCGTCACCATCGCGTTCGGCGTCCAGTGCGCCGGCGTCGGCGGGATGGCGCTGCAGCGAGTCGACACCCGGGTAGGGCCGCCCGAACGCCTCGGCCAGCACCGGGTCGGGTGCCTGGTCCCTGGGGGTGTACTCACCCTGGTCCTGGTACTTGTCCGCGGCCAGGAAGGAGCCGTCGAAACCGGCGGGCCGGCCGAACGCGCGCTGCGCCGCCGGGTCCACCGGGGGACGCGAGACCGGGCGCGGTGCCAGCCGGGGCCGGTCGCCGGAGGGGTCCTGATTGGTCACCCGTGCATCACTTTCCACTCCGGCGCGCCCGAGGGGCGCGCACAGCTGTCTGTCTCATCAAATCTACCGGCGCTTGCGGCGGGGCCGGACCGGCTCGTCAGCGAACTCCGCGGACCTCTCGTCGACCGTCGCTTCTCTCGGGTTTTCGTCCGGGATCTGCGATAACAGGCCAAGCAGTGAGGTCGGTATGGAGATCGGGCAGGAGTCCCGCAAAGCGGCGCGGGCCTGGCGCTGGGCATCCACCTCGGCCGCGCAGGTCGGGCACAGCGACAGATGGTGGCCCGCCCGCAGGTGCGCCGTCATCCGCAGCTCACCGTCGACGAACGCCGCGATGGCCTCGGTGGAGAGGTGTTCGGTGGAGCGGAACCGGCGCGGACCCACCGGCTCGCTGCTCTGCGACGCGAACTGGGTGGGCAACCAGGAGAAAGCGCGCCGGAACACGTCCCCGGGGTCGACCATCACCCAGCTCCTCTCTGGCCACAACGCATCGCGCACACTCTGCTCTTTTGAATGTAGCGCGGGAAGCTGTGCCCCACACCTACGACGCTCAGGCGGACGTCGGCAGGGTATCGGAGTGCTTGGCCAGGTATTCGCGCAGTGCCTGGCGTCCACGGTGGATGCGGCTGCGCACGGTGCCGAGCTTGACGCCCAGCGTGGCACCGATTTCCTCGTAGGACAGACCTTCGATATCGCACAGGACGACGGCCGCGCGGAACTCCGGCGGCAGCGAATCCAGCGCCGCCTGCAGGTCCGGGCCCAGACGCGAATCGTGGAAGATCTGCTCGGGGTTCGGGTCCTCGGCCGGCACCCGGTCGTAGTCCTCGGGCAGGGCTTCCATGCGGATGCGGGTGCGCCGGCGGACCATGTCCAGGAACAGGTTCGTGGTGATGCGGTGCAGCCAGCCTTCGAAGGTGCCGGCCTGGTAGTTGTGCACCGAGCGGAACACCCTGATGAAGGTTTCCTGGGTCAGGTCCTCGGCGTCCTGCTGGTTACCCGACAAGCGGTAGGCCAGCCGGTAGACGCGGTCGGCGTGCTGGCGGACGAGCTCGTCCCACGACGGCATGGCGGCTTTGTCACCGGTGGCGTCGAATACCGCCGTCCCGGTCAGCTCGTCCGAGGGCTCGACCCAGTCGCCGTCCGTGTACTGCTCAAGGTGCGGCATCGAGACCGGTGTGGCCAGGCGCGTGGTGGTGTTCGTCAGATCCTCCGTGTCGCTGTGGCAGCCATCCGTCTCCGGCGACTGCTCGGTGCCTTTGGGAACGCGACCGTCGAAATCGCTATTCCCCGAGTGCCAGCTTCCGCCGATGTTCATGCCAGTACCGTCGCCGACGGCGATAAGGCAGACATAGAAGAAAACTGAACAATTCCTGAGAAAGCGTGTTACCCCATATTCGACCTGCCAAAACCAGCCGAAATCAGATGTGATCCTGATTTCACGAGCGGGCGTGTCGGCGCGCAAGCCGGTCGCTCTTCGCTCTACGCTGCGGGCATGACCAGCACCGACGACGCCGCTCAGCGCGCCCAGGCGATCGTCGCCCATGCCGAGGGCTCGATCACCGAGGACGACGTCACGGCCGCGGCCCGGGAACGCGCCGTCGACAGCGGTGCCGGTGCCGTCACCCCGGCCGTCGGCGCCCTGCTGAGTGTGCTGGCCCGGTTGACCGGCGCGAAAGCCGTGGTCGAGGTGGGCACCGGGGCGGGCGTCAGCGGCCTGTGGCTGCTCGCCGGGATGCGCGAAGACGGCGTGCTGACCACCATCGACATCGAGCCGGAGTATCAGCGGCTGGCCAAGCAGGCCTTCGTCGAGGCCGGCGTGGGGCCGTCGCGCACTCGGTTGATCGCCGGCCGCGCTCAGGAAGTGCTGACCCGACTGGCCGACGAATCCTATGACCTGGTGTTCATCGACGCGGCGCCCACGGATCAGCCGGCCTATGTGGCCGAGGCCGTCCGGTTGCTGCGCCCGGGCGGTGCGGTCGTGGTGCACCGCGCCGCGCTCGGTGGCCGTGCCGGGGATGCGTCGGCCAGCGATCCTGAGGTGAGCGCCGTGCGTGAAGCCGCCCGGCTGATCGCCGAGGACGAGCGGTTCACCCCGGTGCTGGTGCCGCTGGGTGACGGGCTGCTGGCCGCCGCCCGCGACTAGGTTTCTACCCGCGAGCAGACGCGTAGGGCCCCATCTCGGGGGCTTTCCGGGGCCGTTGGTGTCTGCTCGTCGTGTTATCCACAGGCCTCGGCCGTCGGCGCTACCCGCTGGCGCCGATCGCGGCCACGATCCTCGGTGTGGATTGGCGTCACGTTTTCGCGGACACCGAGGTGGTCGGTACCCGCGAGTTGCTCGCAGCCATGACCCGCAAACAGCTGCGCGGCCGCGTCGAACGCGGAGAACTCATCCGCGTGCAGCGCGGCGTGTACGCGATCAGGCCGCCGGACGCGATCACCCGACTGGAAGCGCTCGACCTACGGACCGGCGTGCACATCGTGGCGTGCCTGAACACGGCGGCCGACCTCTACGGCTTCAACACCGAACCCGACACCCGGCTGCACATCCTCGACCCGGGCCGTCGGCTCCGGCCGACTGCGGATGTGATGGTGCATCAGCGGCTCGGTGCCCCACTGCGCAAGGTCGGCCGTCGACTGGCGACGACGCCGACGTGGACGGCGGTCGAATTGGCGCGTTCGGTGCGACGGCCGCGCGCCCTGGCCGTCCTCGACGCCGCGTTGCGCACACGGTCCACCACTGTCGCCGAACTCTCGCACGCCGTCGGCGAGCAGAAAGGCCGCCGCGGGATCGTCAACGTCCGCGAGGTGCTGCAGTACGCCGACGCCAGGGCGGAGTCCCCGATGGAGAGCGAGACGCGGCTGTGCTTCATCGACGGCGGACTGCCGATGCCCGAGTTGCAGTACGAAATCGTCGACTTCCAGGGTCGCCTGTGGCGCGCCGACTTCGCGTGGCCGAAGTCCATGCTGGTCGCCGAGTACGAGAGCATGGAATGGCACGCGACACCCCAAGCGTTGCGCCACGACCGGATGAAAGTGGCCCGTCTGCAGGAATGTGGATGGACCACCATCCCGTTGGTCGTCGACGACATCCGTCGCCACCCGGCCGAGTTGGTGGCGCGCATCTCCCGTCACCTCCTCGGTTTGGCCAGCTGAGCAGACACAAAGGGCCCCGGCAGACCGGCAATTTGGGGCCCTTTGCGTCTGCTCGCGACAGAAAACCCTTGACCGCGGACTGAACGCACGTTTAGCGTACTAAACATGCGTTCAGTCGACGATCTGACGGCGGCGGCCCGAATCCGCGACGCCGCGATCGAACAGTTCGGTCAGCACGGCTTCGGAACCAGCGTGCGGGCCATCGCCGCCGCCGCCGGGGTGAGCCCCGGGCTGGTGATCCACCACTACGGCTCCAAGGACAAGCTGCGCCTCGCGTGCGACGAATACATCGCGGCAGCGATCCTGGAGACCAAAAGCGAGACCATCCAGAGCACCGACCCAGCCAGTTGGTTCGCCCAGTTGGCCGAGATCGAATCCTTCGCACCGGCGATGGCCTACCTGGTACGGTCCATGCAGGCCGGCGGCGATCTATCGAACACGTTGTGGCGCAAGATGATCGACAACGTCGAGCAGTACATCGACGAAGGGGTCCGGGCCGGCACCGTAAAGCCGAGCCGGAACCCCAAGGCGCGCGCCCGATTCCTGGCGCTGACCGGCGGCGGCGCCTTCCTGATGTATCTGCAACTGCACGACAACCCCACCGATCTGCGGGCGGTGCTGCACGACTACGCCCAGGAGATGGTGTTGCCGGCCCTGGAGGTCTACACCCAGGGGCTGCTCACCGACTCCACCATGTACGACGCGTTCGTCGCGCAGGAGGAACAGGGACTGCCCATCGTCACCTCTCCGGAAGGAAACAACTGATGACGCAGAATGCCATCGAAATACGAGGACTGGCCAAGAGTTTCGGCGCGGCACGGGCACTGGACGGCCTCGACCTCACCGTCGCCCACGGCGAGGTGCACGGCTTCCTGGGGCCGAACGGCGCGGGTAAGTCCACCACCATCCGCACCCTGCTCGGCCTGGTGCGCGCCGACGCCGGCACCGTCCGCCTGCTGGGCGGCGACCCATGGTCCGATGCCGTCGAATTGCACCGCGATATCGCCTACGTACCCGGTGATGTCACCCTGTGGCCGTCACTGACCGGCGGTGAGACCATCGACCTGCTGGCCCGGATGCGCGGCGGTATCGACGACCGCCGGCGTGCCGAGCTGATCGACCGATTCGCCCTCGACCCGTCCAAAAAGGCCAGGACCTACTCGAAAGGCAACCGGCAGAAGGTCTCCCTGATCTCGGCGTTCGCCTCCCACGCCAGGCTGTTGCTGCTGGACGAACCCAGCACCGGCCTGGACCCGTTGATGGAGAACATCTTCCAGCAATGCGTGCGCGAAGCGAACCATCGCGGCACCACCGTGCTGCTGTCCAGTCACATCCTCGCCGAGACGGAGGCGCTGTGTGACCGGCTCACCATCATCCGCGCCGGGCGCACCGTCGAAACCGGAACCCTGGACTCGATGCGACACCTGTCCCGCACCTCGATCACCGCCGAGATGCTGCGCCACCCCGGCGATCTCAGCCTCATCCCCGGTGTGGTGGACGTCAGCCTGGACGGCAGCACGCTGCGCGCCGAGGTCGACAGCGAAAGCCTCGGCCGGGTGATCAAGGTGCTCGGCGACGCCGGAGTGCGCAGCCTGGTCAGCCGGCCGCCAACCCTGGAGGACCTTTTCCTGCGACATTACGACGTGGTGCACTCATGACCCTCCTGGACCGGCCCGCACTGCGCGCCTCGAATTTCACCGGAACCACCAGCCTGCTGCGCCTTTATCTACGCCGCGACCGCGTGGTGCTCCCGCTGTGGGTGCTGCTGCTTTCGATACCGGTGTCGACGGTGTACGTCGGCAGCACCGAGGCCGTGTATCCCACCGCGGCCGACCGGGCCACCTTCGCCGCCACCATCATGGCCAGCCCGGCCCAACGCGCCCTGTACGGCAACATCTACGACGAATCCGTCGGCGCCGTGGGCGTCTGGAAGGCCGGGATGTTCCACCTGCTCATCGCGGTGGCCGTCATCCTCACCGTCATCCGGCACACCCGCGGCGACGAGGAATCCGGCCGCACGGAGCTGCTCGACTCGACCGCCGTCGGCCGGTACGCCGCGCTGACGGCCACCCTGGTGCTCACCGGCACGGCATCGGTGCTGACAGGCCTGCTGAGCACCGCCGGTCTGCTGACCCTCGACATCCCGCCGACCGGGTCCGTCGCCTTCGGCACCACCCTGGCCGCCTCCGGCTTGGTGTTCACGGCGGTGGCCGCCGTCACCGCGCAGTTGTCGTCGAGCGCCCGATTCGCGCGTGGCGCAGCCTTTTCCGCACTCGGTGCGGCATTCACCGTGCGCGCGGTCGGGGATGCCTCCGGCACCGAGGGCGGTGTGTTGAGTTGGCTGTCGCCGTTGGGCTGGTCGTTGCAGGTGCGCCCGTTCGCCGGTGACCGCTGGTGGGTGTTGCTGCTGCATCTGGCGCTCACCGTGGCACTGATCGTCCTGGCCTACCGGCTGTTGGCCCGACGCGACGTGGGCGCCGGATTGTTCGCCGAGCGGCCGGGAGCTCCGGCCGCCGGGCCGAGCCTGAGCGGCGCGTTCGGTCTGGCGCTGCGACTGGACCGCGGTGCGTTGCTGCTGTGGACCGTCGGGCTGTGCCTGTACGGCTTGGTGATCGGCAGCGTGGTGCACGGAATCGCCGACGAGGTGGGTGACAGTGCGGTGGCACGCGACGTGGTGGTGCGGTTGGGCGGCAGCGCCGCCATGGAAGAGGCGTTCGTGGCGGTGGCGTTCACCATGCTGGCGATGATCGCCTCGGCGTTCGCCATCTCGCTGACCCTGCGACTGCACCAGGAGGAAGCCGAGCAACGCGCCGAAGCGTTGTTGTCCGGGTCGGTCAGCCGGATTCGTTGGCTGGCAAGCCATCTGGTGTTCGCGGTGGTCGGCTCGGCCGCCGCCCTGTTGATCGCCGGCATGGTGGCGGGACTGACCTATGGCGCGGCGGCCGGCGATATCGGCGGCAAGCTGGCGACCGTGCTGACCGCTGCGGCGGTACAACTGCCCGCCGTGTGGTTGCTGGTGGCCGTCACGGTGGCGATCTTCGGACTGACACCGCGTTTCACCCCGCTGGCGTGGGGCGTGCTGGTCGGCTTCATCGCGCTGTTCCTACTGGGCTCGCTGTCGGGTTTCCCGCAGGTGCTGCTGGATCTGGAGCCCTTCGCCCACATCCCGCATCCCGGTGCCCTCACCGCCACACCCCTGGTGTGGCTCCTGGTCATCGACGCAGCGCTCGTCGTGTTCGGGGTCGCCGCGTTCCGCCGGAGGGACCTGCGATGAAGCTCGCCATCCAGACCGTCACATCCGGGTTGTTCGGAGTGCTGTTTTTCGGGGTGTTGTTGTTTCTCCCCGCGGGCACCTTGAATTATTGGCAGGCTTGGGTTTTCATCGCGATCTTCCTGGCCGCCACCCTGGGACCCAGTCTCTATCTGGCGGTGACGAATCCGGCTACCCTGGCTCGGCGGATGCACGGCGGTCCCACCGCCGAGACCCGGCCGCTGCAGAAGGTGATCATCACGGCGACGTTCGCCTCGGTGGTGGTGCTGACGGTGGTGAGCGCGCTGGATCACCGGTTCGGCTGGTCGCAGGTGCCGACCGCGATGGTCGTTGTGGGCAATGTGCTGGTGGTGCTCGGCCTGGTGCTGGCGCAGGCGGTGATCCTGCAGAACAACTACGCTGGGGCCAGCATCCAGGTCGAGAATGAGCAGCCGCTGGTCTCCACGGGCCTGTACGGCGTTGTCCGCCACCCGATGTACTCCGGTGCGCTGATCATGATGTTCGGTATGCCGCTGGCGCTGGACTCCTACTGGGGTGTGCTCGTCACCGTGCTGGCGGTGCCGATCTTGGTGCTGCGCATTCTCGACGAGGAGTCGCTGCTGCGGACCGAACTGGCCGGCTATGACGAATACACCCGGACGATCCGCTATCGCATCGTGCCCTATGTCTGGTGACATAGCGCCGATCTAGGATCAGGCAATGCCCAGCCCGAGCGCGACGCCCTGCCCCGGTGGAGGCAAGAATTGGACCGTCGACAAGGCCGGCCGACCCGTCTGTCCGCGCTGCCGGCGGGCACTGAGCACCGTAGCGGGCCGGGGCCGCACCCCGCGCGACACCCCGATCGTTCCACCGCACGACCGGCCACGCAGCGACGATCACAAGCAGCGACGCAGCTGAGCCGTCGCGCCGCATACTGACGACGTGGAACTGCTGACCGGATTCGGGCTGGCGACCGCCGCGGGGCTGAACGCCTATATCCCGCTGCTGGCGCTGGGGCTGCTGTCGCGGTTCACCGATCTGGTCAGCCTGCCGGCCGGCTGGTCCTGGCTGGAGAACGGCTGGGTGCTGGCGATCGTGACGGTGCTGCTGCTCGTCGAGATCGTGGCCGACAAGGTCCCCGCCCTCGACTCGGTCAACGACACCATCCAGACCTTCGTACGGCCCACCTCCGGTGGCATCGTGTTCGGCTCCGGCACCGCGGCCCAGACCGCCGCCATCCCCGACCCGGGCGCGTTCGCCGGTTCCGGTCAGTGGATTCCGGTGGTGATCGGGGTCGTCACCGCGCTGGTGGTGTCACTGACGAAGACGGCGGTGCGCCCGGTCGCCAATATCGGCTCGGCGGGGATGGCCGCCCCGGTGTTGAGCACCGCCGAGGACGTCGTCAGTGTCGGGCTGGTGTTCAGCGCCGTGCTGGTGCCGGTGCTGATCGTGGTGGCCCTGCTCGTGCTGGCGGTGGTGGTGATCCA harbors:
- the htrA gene encoding serine protease HtrA, which codes for MTNQDPSGDRPRLAPRPVSRPPVDPAAQRAFGRPAGFDGSFLAADKYQDQGEYTPRDQAPDPVLAEAFGRPYPGVDSLQRHPADAGALDAERDGDGPDIAADPWRDPAAGAALGAPAVTPAGPTVVTAPQGKLGVRDVLFGGRVSFVALAILAIVALVIGFAGGWVGRKTAEVVEAFTTSKVTLETSDNPQSPPGRFAKVAAAVADSVVTIEAVSDQEGSQGSGVVVDGRGYIVTNNHVISEAATNPSKFKISVVFNDGKEVPANLVGRDPKTDLAVLKVDNVDNLTVARMGDSDKLTVGEEVIAAGAPLGLRSTVTQGIISALHRPVPLSGEGSDTDTVIDGVQTDASINHGNSGGPLINMNSEVIGINTAGKSLSDSASGLGFAIPVNEVKDVVQALIEAGKISHPTLGLSARSVSNDVASGAQVANVKAGGPAEKAGILENDVVVKVGGRNVADADEFVVAVRQLKIGQEAPIEVVRDGRHVTLMVTPTGDNPT
- the rseA gene encoding anti-sigma E factor RseA, whose protein sequence is MVDPGDVFRRAFSWLPTQFASQSSEPVGPRRFRSTEHLSTEAIAAFVDGELRMTAHLRAGHHLSLCPTCAAEVDAQRQARAALRDSCPISIPTSLLGLLSQIPDENPREATVDERSAEFADEPVRPRRKRR
- the sigE gene encoding RNA polymerase sigma factor SigE; this translates as MNIGGSWHSGNSDFDGRVPKGTEQSPETDGCHSDTEDLTNTTTRLATPVSMPHLEQYTDGDWVEPSDELTGTAVFDATGDKAAMPSWDELVRQHADRVYRLAYRLSGNQQDAEDLTQETFIRVFRSVHNYQAGTFEGWLHRITTNLFLDMVRRRTRIRMEALPEDYDRVPAEDPNPEQIFHDSRLGPDLQAALDSLPPEFRAAVVLCDIEGLSYEEIGATLGVKLGTVRSRIHRGRQALREYLAKHSDTLPTSA
- a CDS encoding O-methyltransferase, whose protein sequence is MTSTDDAAQRAQAIVAHAEGSITEDDVTAAARERAVDSGAGAVTPAVGALLSVLARLTGAKAVVEVGTGAGVSGLWLLAGMREDGVLTTIDIEPEYQRLAKQAFVEAGVGPSRTRLIAGRAQEVLTRLADESYDLVFIDAAPTDQPAYVAEAVRLLRPGGAVVVHRAALGGRAGDASASDPEVSAVREAARLIAEDERFTPVLVPLGDGLLAAARD
- a CDS encoding TetR/AcrR family transcriptional regulator, with the protein product MRSVDDLTAAARIRDAAIEQFGQHGFGTSVRAIAAAAGVSPGLVIHHYGSKDKLRLACDEYIAAAILETKSETIQSTDPASWFAQLAEIESFAPAMAYLVRSMQAGGDLSNTLWRKMIDNVEQYIDEGVRAGTVKPSRNPKARARFLALTGGGAFLMYLQLHDNPTDLRAVLHDYAQEMVLPALEVYTQGLLTDSTMYDAFVAQEEQGLPIVTSPEGNN
- a CDS encoding ABC transporter ATP-binding protein, which codes for MTQNAIEIRGLAKSFGAARALDGLDLTVAHGEVHGFLGPNGAGKSTTIRTLLGLVRADAGTVRLLGGDPWSDAVELHRDIAYVPGDVTLWPSLTGGETIDLLARMRGGIDDRRRAELIDRFALDPSKKARTYSKGNRQKVSLISAFASHARLLLLDEPSTGLDPLMENIFQQCVREANHRGTTVLLSSHILAETEALCDRLTIIRAGRTVETGTLDSMRHLSRTSITAEMLRHPGDLSLIPGVVDVSLDGSTLRAEVDSESLGRVIKVLGDAGVRSLVSRPPTLEDLFLRHYDVVHS
- a CDS encoding ABC transporter permease, yielding MTLLDRPALRASNFTGTTSLLRLYLRRDRVVLPLWVLLLSIPVSTVYVGSTEAVYPTAADRATFAATIMASPAQRALYGNIYDESVGAVGVWKAGMFHLLIAVAVILTVIRHTRGDEESGRTELLDSTAVGRYAALTATLVLTGTASVLTGLLSTAGLLTLDIPPTGSVAFGTTLAASGLVFTAVAAVTAQLSSSARFARGAAFSALGAAFTVRAVGDASGTEGGVLSWLSPLGWSLQVRPFAGDRWWVLLLHLALTVALIVLAYRLLARRDVGAGLFAERPGAPAAGPSLSGAFGLALRLDRGALLLWTVGLCLYGLVIGSVVHGIADEVGDSAVARDVVVRLGGSAAMEEAFVAVAFTMLAMIASAFAISLTLRLHQEEAEQRAEALLSGSVSRIRWLASHLVFAVVGSAAALLIAGMVAGLTYGAAAGDIGGKLATVLTAAAVQLPAVWLLVAVTVAIFGLTPRFTPLAWGVLVGFIALFLLGSLSGFPQVLLDLEPFAHIPHPGALTATPLVWLLVIDAALVVFGVAAFRRRDLR
- a CDS encoding methyltransferase family protein; translation: MKLAIQTVTSGLFGVLFFGVLLFLPAGTLNYWQAWVFIAIFLAATLGPSLYLAVTNPATLARRMHGGPTAETRPLQKVIITATFASVVVLTVVSALDHRFGWSQVPTAMVVVGNVLVVLGLVLAQAVILQNNYAGASIQVENEQPLVSTGLYGVVRHPMYSGALIMMFGMPLALDSYWGVLVTVLAVPILVLRILDEESLLRTELAGYDEYTRTIRYRIVPYVW
- a CDS encoding DUF4126 domain-containing protein, with translation MELLTGFGLATAAGLNAYIPLLALGLLSRFTDLVSLPAGWSWLENGWVLAIVTVLLLVEIVADKVPALDSVNDTIQTFVRPTSGGIVFGSGTAAQTAAIPDPGAFAGSGQWIPVVIGVVTALVVSLTKTAVRPVANIGSAGMAAPVLSTAEDVVSVGLVFSAVLVPVLIVVALLVLAVVVIQVWRWRRRRKAAG